A single genomic interval of Oreochromis aureus strain Israel breed Guangdong linkage group 12, ZZ_aureus, whole genome shotgun sequence harbors:
- the LOC116333364 gene encoding uncharacterized protein LOC116333364 encodes MNPAMIISTSSVSTTKRKREAERSVNWTAEETQVLLCAWSDERVQKTLAENLRNRHVFKHLSARMSEMGFSRSPHQCRLRVKTLKANYVRAKLQRSMDSSQPCTFKYFAEMDAVLGRRTGGAEGGSHFVSHQRVSEGHFDSTDGTGSFTSDLNISGHHFDSLGNSRRQNVSSLEERAGCRLDSEVKVEHREESVDEFEYSDTGFSQHPRDRHEVYLETAVHPDINGTTVENGSSTPSPHVVLPLPAPPAPTLTRSTASPLPAPPDINPNIVPASADHHPAPSCLEPVLKHLSECFQQLVSETRSLLVQLESQRQEHARWHQELLAQWLQREERRQRETAEREERREKARMEHEIRVLELLTSLSKQQGCSCEGSRTLAGRQAGPNHTMNKDRS; translated from the exons ATGAATCCCGCGATGATCATCTCGACCAGCTCCGTGTCAACAACAAAGA GGAAACGAGAGGCAGAGCGTTCGGTTAACTGGACGGCGGAGGAAACTCAGGTGCTCCTCTGCGCCTGGAGCGATGAGCGAGTCCAGAAGACTTTGGCTGAAAACCTCAGAAACCGGCATGTCTTCAAACACCTCTCAGCTCGCATGAGCGAAATGGGTTTCTCTCGGAGTCCGCACCAGTGCCGGCTTCGGGTGAAAACTCTCAAGGCTAACTACGTGAGAGCCAAACTGCAGAGAAGCATGGACAGCTCGCAGCCGTGCACTTTTAAATACTTTGCCGAGATGGATGCGGTGCTGGGCCGAAGGACGGGGGGAGCTGAAGGAGGGTCTCATTTTGTTTCACACCAACGGGTGTCAGAGGGCCACTTTGACTCCACTGATGGGACAGGGAGTTTTACCTCGGATTTAAACATAAGTGGACACCATTTTGACTCTTTGGGGAATTCAAGGAGGCAAAATGTAAGCTCTTTAGAGGAGAGAGCAGGCTGTCGGCTGGACTCTGAGGTAAAGGTAGAGCACAGAGAAGAGTCGGTGGATGAGTTTGAGTACAGCGACACGGGATTCTCACAGCATCCAAGGGACAGGCACGAAGTTTATCTGGAGACAGCCGTCCACCCGGATATTAACG GTACAACAGTGGAAAATGGCTCAAGCACTCCTTCTCCACATGTGGTCCTACCTCTACCTGCTCCTCCTGCTCCCACTCTTACCCGGTCCACTGCTTCTCCTCTCCCAGCACCTCCAGATATAAACCCCAACATCGTCCCTGCCTCTGCCGACCATCACCCTGCACCTTCCTGTCTCGAACCTGTCCTTAAGCACCTGTCAGAGTGCTTCCAGCAGCTGGTCTCTGAGACCCGGAGCTTGCTGGTGCAGCTGGAGAGTCAGAGGCAGGAGCACGCCCGATGGCACCAGGAGCTCCTGGCCCAGTGGCTGCAGAGGGAGGAACGGCGGCAGAGGGAGACGGctgagagggaggagaggagggagaaagCTCGCATGGAGCACGAGATTAGAGTCCTGGAGCTCCTCACCAGTCTGAGCAAACAGCAGGGGTGTAGCTGTGAGGGCAGCCGGACTTTAGCAGGGCGACAGGCTGGTCCAAATCATACTATGAACAAAGACAGGAGTTAG